In the genome of Thermococcus sp. M36, the window TTTCATGGAGTTATTTACAATTCCCTATTTAAAACGCTATATGCCCTCTGATACCAAAAACATGCACAGGCCCTCTGTCTTTATTATAAGCAGGATTATTTACAAACTGATAATCGAATGTGAGCCAGAAAAAGGGCGTAAGCTTTGCACTATAATAGGTTTCAATAATTGTTTCACGTTTATAATTTATAGTACCGTCACCAATAATAAAACCATAACCGCCTGCTTTTAAAAAATCTCTGTGGCCTTTAGATATTCCATTACTCACTACTGCAATGCCCAATACGTCATCAGGTCGCTTCCATTTATTTCCT includes:
- a CDS encoding carbohydrate porin; protein product: QLTDNIGFFSRLGWNDGRYATWAFTEIDNTINAGVSIKGNKWKRPDDVLGIAVVSNGISKGHRDFLKAGGYGFIIGDGTINYKRETIIETYYSAKLTPFFWLTFDYQFVNNPAYNKDRGPVHVFGIRGHIAF